Proteins from a genomic interval of Chryseobacterium indologenes:
- a CDS encoding helix-turn-helix transcriptional regulator, protein MQKEKLRLIRKQKGYTQQQVADFIATDVSNYSRKESGDVKIIPDEWNKIARFLDVPLEDIYEEEIAAVVVNNDHPVFNDRSAGAITNQNNYDNIPGAIIENLQGYIALLKEENERLKEESKGSQSPSTRVKK, encoded by the coding sequence ATGCAAAAAGAAAAATTACGACTTATTAGAAAGCAAAAAGGCTATACCCAGCAGCAGGTAGCAGATTTTATCGCTACAGATGTATCTAATTACAGCAGGAAAGAAAGTGGTGATGTAAAAATTATTCCTGATGAGTGGAACAAAATAGCCCGTTTTTTAGATGTTCCCTTAGAAGATATTTACGAAGAAGAGATCGCAGCAGTAGTTGTTAATAATGATCATCCTGTATTTAATGACCGATCTGCAGGTGCAATCACTAATCAGAATAATTATGATAATATTCCGGGAGCTATCATTGAAAATTTACAAGGATATATTGCCTTGTTAAAAGAAGAAAACGAAAGACTGAAAGAGGAATCAAAAGGTTCTCAAAGCCCTTCGACACGAGTAAAAAAATAA
- a CDS encoding MGMT family protein: protein MDEIFKQQVYDVTRLIPKGRVSTYGAIAKAVGYPNHSRHVGKAMGGCPEDVPAHRVISSSGTLSVPEFQKRLEAEGITVENLRIKGFKKLFWDPIDEL from the coding sequence ATGGACGAAATTTTCAAACAACAGGTATACGATGTGACCAGACTTATTCCAAAAGGAAGAGTTTCCACATATGGTGCCATAGCCAAGGCTGTAGGCTATCCTAATCATTCCCGTCATGTAGGAAAGGCTATGGGAGGTTGCCCTGAAGATGTTCCTGCCCATCGTGTCATTTCCAGTTCAGGGACATTATCTGTTCCGGAGTTCCAGAAGAGATTGGAAGCGGAAGGAATTACTGTGGAAAATCTGAGGATAAAAGGTTTCAAAAAATTGTTTTGGGACCCGATAGATGAGCTGTAA